One window of the Silurus meridionalis isolate SWU-2019-XX chromosome 24, ASM1480568v1, whole genome shotgun sequence genome contains the following:
- the LOC124378195 gene encoding small integral membrane protein 28-like: MRKIPQSSWMKFGPAGRGSYDWMAGSSTPPPEEKQLQGYQWNELLSDQDAKTELVLYVVLPLVLLFIFCLTAFVVYQRCSSRNKLGLANIIALDLQDADGGAEILASLTANAERLNSTSSDTSDGVFLMVYLPPPFEETLTKITRAASLTSGKDVESIKMEDLEAKLCPELKSRGQYV, from the exons atgagaaagaTTCCACAGAGCAGCTGGATGAAATTCGGTCCGGCCGGGAGAGGCTCGTACGACTGGATGGCAGGATCGTCGACACCGCCTCCTGAGGAAAAACAACTGCAG GGTTACCAGTGGAACGAGCTTTTAAGTGACCAGGATGCGAAGACTGAGCTTGTCCTCTACGTTGTGCTACCGTTGGTCTTGCTCTTCATCTTCTGTCTGACAGCCTTCGTTGTCTACCAGAGGTGCAGCTCACGCAACAAGCTCGGTTTGGCCAACATCATCGCTCTGGACCTTCAGGATGCGGACGGCGGCGCCGAGATCCTCGCCTCGCTCACGGCCAACGCCGAGCGCCTGAACAGCACCAGCTCGGACACGTCTGACGGCGTTTTCCTCATGGTCTACCTTCCGCCACCTTTTGAGGAAACCCTTACCAAGATCACCCGCGCCGCCAGCCTGACCAGCGGCAAAGATGTCGAATCCATAAAGATGGAAGATCTCGAGGCCAAACTGTGTCCTGAACTCAAATCCAGAGGGCAGTATGTGTAA